A genomic region of Candidatus Binataceae bacterium contains the following coding sequences:
- a CDS encoding BatA domain-containing protein: protein MGLLNPSALYYLLALIPALGLAYLVRERPRRVVVSSVLAFRTLRARRGRRFGGWPRLDWMFFVEMLIIGLAALAIAGPYVTRKGNPIAVVLDDSAAMQAAAGSGRTRFEATRAALTDALAREGPGEVTLYLTAPQPHRAGPPFVGAAQASAALGDLHPTDAPSDQAALSTLLGALASDTRLRRVIYAGARPLVAPVPARIEAFAAGDPLPNYAIGSFVLRRESLGQAALHARLTVANFSPAAQTLQVAIAGDGKTVGHAQARLEPGQVGALEFPNLAPARVYRAALAPGDGFQLDNVAWATAGAVKSISILFVTPTPADAAGLDALPGISVRVASPSSFSPKDLALADLAIFEYAVPKEMPPVNTLLVMPPPADPVFGFNVQPTSSVQITGWPPTGALTDSVNFRLLDLHGGEYLGQHPWLQAIVTGSGGALMLAGERSGHRIVALGFNPFPYLGRQNLPMSVLTLNALSYLAGFGAETAGYRTGDPWIVPAGIEAIVPPEGHKIKVTPGMLFTGANLQGLYQLVAADGAKSERAVNLANLRASDLENTPSMKIEAGGSGAMAEVAPRRAPVAYDFILAIVALVIVEALIAYRRRRPAVTV from the coding sequence CCCGGCTGGACTGGATGTTCTTCGTCGAGATGCTCATCATCGGGCTCGCCGCGCTGGCGATCGCGGGCCCCTACGTCACCCGTAAGGGCAATCCGATCGCTGTGGTGCTCGACGACTCGGCCGCGATGCAGGCCGCAGCAGGATCCGGACGCACCCGCTTCGAGGCGACACGCGCGGCCCTCACCGACGCACTCGCGCGCGAAGGTCCGGGCGAGGTCACGCTCTATCTGACCGCCCCGCAGCCTCATCGAGCCGGCCCGCCCTTCGTGGGCGCTGCCCAAGCGTCGGCTGCGCTCGGCGATTTGCACCCTACCGACGCGCCGTCGGATCAGGCGGCATTGAGCACGCTTCTTGGCGCGCTTGCTTCCGACACGCGCCTTCGCCGGGTGATCTATGCGGGGGCGCGGCCGCTTGTGGCGCCGGTGCCGGCGCGGATCGAAGCCTTCGCGGCCGGCGATCCGCTGCCCAATTATGCGATCGGATCGTTCGTGCTCCGGCGCGAGTCGCTGGGACAGGCCGCGCTGCATGCCCGGTTGACGGTGGCCAATTTCAGCCCTGCGGCGCAAACCCTGCAAGTAGCGATCGCGGGCGACGGCAAGACCGTCGGACACGCGCAGGCGCGTCTGGAGCCCGGCCAGGTCGGCGCGCTCGAGTTTCCCAACCTCGCGCCGGCCCGCGTCTATCGCGCGGCGCTCGCGCCGGGCGACGGCTTTCAGCTCGACAACGTTGCCTGGGCGACCGCGGGCGCGGTCAAATCGATCTCGATCCTGTTCGTGACGCCAACTCCCGCAGACGCCGCAGGCCTGGATGCGCTGCCCGGGATATCGGTCCGCGTCGCGTCGCCTTCAAGCTTCTCGCCCAAGGATCTCGCGCTCGCCGACCTCGCGATTTTCGAGTACGCGGTGCCCAAGGAGATGCCACCGGTCAACACGCTGCTGGTGATGCCGCCGCCGGCGGATCCGGTCTTCGGCTTTAACGTGCAGCCGACCTCCAGCGTCCAGATCACGGGATGGCCGCCGACCGGAGCACTCACCGATTCGGTCAATTTCCGTCTGCTCGACCTGCACGGCGGCGAATACCTCGGCCAGCATCCGTGGCTTCAGGCGATCGTCACTGGCAGCGGCGGCGCTCTGATGCTTGCAGGCGAACGCTCCGGCCATCGCATCGTCGCGCTCGGCTTCAATCCCTTTCCCTACCTCGGGCGGCAAAACCTGCCGATGTCGGTGCTGACGCTCAACGCGCTGAGCTACCTCGCCGGTTTCGGCGCCGAAACTGCCGGCTACCGCACGGGCGACCCCTGGATCGTGCCGGCCGGCATTGAGGCAATCGTGCCGCCCGAGGGACACAAGATCAAAGTGACGCCGGGAATGCTGTTCACCGGCGCCAACCTGCAGGGCCTCTATCAGCTCGTCGCGGCTGACGGGGCCAAATCCGAGCGCGCGGTCAACCTCGCCAACCTGCGCGCATCCGACCTCGAAAACACGCCCTCGATGAAGATCGAGGCGGGCGGGTCGGGCGCGATGGCCGAGGTCGCGCCGCGGCGCGCGCCGGTGGCCTACGACTTCATCCTGGCGATCGTCGCGCTGGTGATCGTCGAGGCGTTGATCGCCTATCGCCGCCGCCGGCCGGCGGTCACGGTCTAG